The Psychrosphaera ytuae genome includes a region encoding these proteins:
- the putA gene encoding bifunctional proline dehydrogenase/L-glutamate gamma-semialdehyde dehydrogenase PutA, whose amino-acid sequence MLFDDNYITDCPIRQKIRDFYRIDEEEAMKFILPEAEISLAARSRAWERARKMVIRIRKENTDNNGIDALLNEYSLSTEEGVVLMCLAEALLRVPDKKTQDKLIQDKIGQGSWSRHIGGSESLFVNASSWGLLLTGSMVKYTGDSTKHQYGMLKRAVGRFGEPVIRKAMRIAMKIMGQQFVMGENIEDATERAQKKETKGYVYSYDMLGEGARNMEDAQKYYKAYVDAIHVIGDKAKGRGPRTSPGISVKLSAIHPRYEFTNRQRVLDEIVPKLKELALLAKQYDIGLTVDAEESERLDISLDIIEAVFLDDDLGDWNGFGLAVQAYQKRAIFVIEWLRKLTEQTHRKLMVRLVKGAYWDSEIKNAQSDGEPHFPVFTRKSSTDVSYHACANRLLEYRDTIYPQFATHNGYTASTILELAGDDKEGFEFQCLHGMGDSLYDQIVSEEKIQCRIYAPVGVHEDLLAYLVRRLLENGANSSFVNAIVDTEKPVEDLLFDPMERTQRLKQVYNEQISLPKDIYGEERQNSKGIDITDINELVPLKNNLEAWFEQNQKAVAESDKSGVAVVNPANTKEVVGYHKYATSDDMKSALENAEKAFATWSKTPVSERAELLRKTADMLEDHMDEFIAICIKEAGKITKDSIDEVREAVDFCRYYAARAEELDQDDRLEPRGVILCISPWNFPLAIFLGQVVAAVVTGNTVIAKPAEQTGLIAVRAIELMRKIGLPEHVVNLVVAEGPEVGNTLLPDERIKAVMFTGSTQTGTLISRILAERGGEQVPLIAETGGQNCMIVDSTALPEQVVDDVIASGFQSAGQRCSALRVLYVQEDIADNVIRMIKGGLAELSIGDPKLLSTDVGPVIDEKALNALNAHVEFMKDKGKLLFEAELPEECKDGTYFAPRLYEISDINVLEKEVFGPVVHVIRFKADQINEVIEQVNSTGYGLTMGIHSRIEERALELARLSRAGNVYVNRNMIGAVVGVQPFGGRGLSGTGPKAGGPNYLPRLMIEKATPDEFDYPEEDPALETDDLSVNAANEMMELAKSARETWRLTDLVTRLSHVRQLLASIATVDIVDDLADDLEQTLRTSRNQLISIERKMKRPIQLPGPTGESNTLYFEPRGTLVCFADKNVSFHYWALSVVTALATGNTVVAVVSELFYEEAQAFREKLLATGVNQGVLQVARLRHLEPLLAHEDLAGVVIESRSKRTAYVSEQLAKRDGAILPVIEAEYDDNLISRMLTEKTVSIDTTASGGNTSLMTLTDEE is encoded by the coding sequence ATGTTGTTTGACGACAACTACATTACTGATTGTCCAATTCGTCAAAAAATTCGCGATTTTTATCGAATCGACGAAGAAGAAGCGATGAAATTTATTCTGCCGGAAGCTGAAATTAGCTTGGCAGCGAGAAGTAGGGCGTGGGAACGCGCTCGTAAAATGGTGATCAGGATCCGCAAGGAGAACACTGATAACAACGGTATAGACGCGTTGTTAAATGAGTACTCTCTTTCTACGGAAGAAGGCGTTGTGTTGATGTGTCTAGCGGAAGCACTTTTGCGTGTTCCAGACAAAAAGACTCAAGACAAACTTATTCAAGATAAAATCGGTCAAGGCTCATGGAGTCGTCACATCGGTGGCAGCGAATCATTATTCGTAAACGCGTCAAGTTGGGGCTTATTACTGACCGGAAGCATGGTTAAGTACACTGGTGATAGCACCAAGCACCAATACGGCATGTTAAAGCGCGCTGTTGGCCGTTTTGGTGAGCCAGTGATTCGTAAAGCTATGCGAATCGCTATGAAAATAATGGGTCAGCAGTTTGTAATGGGCGAAAACATAGAAGATGCCACAGAGCGCGCCCAGAAAAAAGAAACAAAAGGCTACGTATATTCATATGACATGTTAGGCGAAGGTGCGCGTAACATGGAAGATGCCCAGAAATATTACAAAGCTTACGTTGATGCAATCCATGTGATTGGTGATAAAGCAAAAGGTCGCGGTCCTCGTACTAGTCCTGGTATTTCTGTAAAGCTTTCTGCTATCCATCCTCGTTATGAGTTTACGAATCGTCAGCGTGTTTTAGACGAAATTGTACCAAAATTAAAAGAGTTGGCTTTATTAGCTAAGCAGTACGATATTGGCCTAACTGTTGACGCGGAAGAATCAGAGCGCTTAGATATCTCATTAGATATTATTGAAGCGGTATTTTTAGATGACGATCTTGGTGATTGGAATGGCTTTGGTTTGGCCGTTCAGGCTTACCAAAAACGCGCGATTTTTGTTATCGAATGGCTTCGTAAACTAACCGAACAAACCCATCGCAAACTAATGGTTCGTCTGGTGAAAGGTGCATACTGGGACTCAGAAATCAAAAACGCTCAAAGTGACGGTGAACCGCATTTCCCAGTGTTTACCCGTAAGTCGTCAACGGACGTTTCATATCATGCTTGTGCCAACCGCTTGTTAGAATACCGAGACACAATCTACCCGCAATTTGCAACGCACAACGGTTATACGGCATCGACGATTCTTGAATTAGCTGGCGATGACAAAGAAGGGTTTGAGTTCCAGTGCCTTCACGGTATGGGTGATAGCCTTTACGACCAAATCGTTAGTGAAGAAAAAATTCAGTGCCGTATTTATGCACCAGTAGGTGTTCATGAAGATCTATTAGCGTATTTGGTTCGTCGTTTATTGGAAAATGGTGCAAACTCTTCGTTTGTAAATGCGATTGTCGATACCGAAAAGCCTGTAGAAGACTTGTTGTTCGATCCGATGGAGCGCACGCAGCGCTTAAAGCAGGTGTACAACGAGCAGATCAGTCTACCAAAAGACATCTATGGTGAAGAGCGTCAAAACTCAAAAGGTATTGATATCACTGATATCAACGAGCTTGTACCGCTTAAGAACAATTTAGAAGCATGGTTTGAACAAAACCAAAAGGCAGTTGCAGAGTCTGATAAGTCAGGTGTTGCGGTCGTTAATCCCGCAAATACAAAAGAAGTCGTTGGTTATCACAAGTATGCTACTTCTGATGACATGAAGTCAGCGTTAGAAAATGCTGAGAAGGCTTTCGCAACTTGGTCTAAGACTCCTGTATCTGAACGAGCAGAACTGCTGCGCAAAACAGCAGATATGCTTGAAGATCACATGGATGAGTTTATCGCGATATGTATTAAAGAAGCGGGTAAAATCACCAAAGACAGTATTGATGAAGTTCGTGAAGCCGTTGACTTTTGTCGATACTATGCGGCTCGCGCCGAAGAACTTGATCAAGATGATCGCCTTGAACCTCGTGGTGTCATTTTGTGTATTAGCCCATGGAATTTCCCGTTAGCGATTTTCCTCGGTCAAGTTGTAGCTGCAGTGGTGACGGGCAATACCGTTATTGCCAAACCAGCTGAGCAAACCGGTCTAATTGCGGTGAGAGCGATTGAATTGATGCGCAAAATCGGTCTACCAGAACATGTGGTCAACCTAGTGGTCGCAGAGGGCCCTGAAGTGGGTAACACGTTACTTCCTGATGAGCGAATCAAAGCGGTTATGTTCACAGGTTCAACGCAAACGGGTACTCTGATCTCGCGTATATTGGCTGAACGTGGTGGTGAACAAGTACCTTTGATTGCCGAAACGGGTGGCCAAAACTGCATGATAGTTGACTCAACAGCATTACCTGAACAAGTTGTTGATGATGTTATAGCTTCTGGCTTCCAAAGTGCAGGCCAGCGCTGCTCCGCTCTACGTGTTTTATACGTACAAGAAGATATTGCTGATAATGTGATCCGCATGATTAAAGGCGGTTTAGCCGAGTTAAGCATTGGTGATCCTAAGTTACTATCTACAGACGTCGGTCCGGTCATTGACGAAAAAGCCTTAAATGCCCTCAATGCTCACGTAGAGTTTATGAAGGACAAAGGTAAATTGCTGTTTGAAGCTGAGTTACCAGAAGAGTGTAAAGACGGGACGTATTTTGCGCCTCGCCTATATGAAATCTCAGATATTAACGTACTGGAAAAAGAGGTGTTTGGCCCAGTCGTTCATGTTATTCGCTTTAAAGCAGACCAAATCAACGAAGTCATCGAGCAGGTTAACTCAACAGGTTATGGTTTAACCATGGGTATCCACAGTCGTATTGAAGAGCGTGCACTTGAGCTTGCTCGTTTATCACGTGCCGGTAACGTTTACGTGAATCGCAATATGATCGGGGCTGTTGTTGGAGTACAACCATTTGGTGGCCGCGGTTTATCTGGTACAGGTCCAAAAGCTGGTGGTCCAAACTACCTGCCGCGACTAATGATTGAAAAAGCGACGCCAGATGAGTTTGATTACCCAGAAGAAGATCCAGCATTAGAAACAGACGATCTGTCTGTCAATGCCGCAAATGAGATGATGGAACTGGCTAAAAGTGCTCGAGAAACATGGCGCCTGACAGATTTAGTTACTCGTTTGTCACACGTTAGGCAGCTTTTAGCAAGTATCGCCACTGTCGATATCGTTGATGATTTAGCGGACGATTTAGAACAAACTCTAAGAACATCACGTAACCAGTTGATCAGCATCGAGCGCAAAATGAAGCGTCCGATTCAATTACCTGGTCCGACAGGTGAGTCAAATACATTGTATTTTGAACCACGTGGTACGTTAGTATGTTTCGCCGATAAAAACGTTTCTTTCCACTATTGGGCGTTGTCAGTCGTAACAGCCCTTGCAACGGGTAATACCGTTGTTGCGGTTGTTTCTGAGCTGTTTTATGAGGAAGCACAAGCGTTTAGAGAAAAATTATTAGCGACAGGTGTAAATCAAGGCGTGCTGCAAGTTGCTAGATTACGTCACCTTGAGCCATTACTTGCTCACGAAGACCTAGCTGGTGTGGTCATTGAGTCACGCTCTAAGCGCACGGCTTATGTATCAGAACAGTTGGCAAAACGCGATGGCGCTATCCTGCCTGTAATCGAAGCCGAGTATGATGACAACTTAATCAGTCGTATGCTGACGGAAAAAACCGTAAGTATCGATACCACTGCGTCGGGCGGTAACACATCGCTTATGACATTAACGGACGAAGAATAG
- a CDS encoding aldo/keto reductase, which yields MKINTALSTLGITNPIVYGCMGLGGGWNQNPVSAQDVQQAHAVVDTLLDQGINFIDHADIYTFGKAEVVFGKVLKERPELADQLVLQSKCGIRFEDHLGPGRYDFSKEWLESSVDGILERLGIQHLPILLLHRPDPLMSAEEVGDTLNKLKETGKVGGFGVSNMSAAQMDLIQQHLNTKLIANQMELSLSKLDWIDDGVMHNVGSDKSVSFPSGTLEYCIKHEVQLQAWGSLSQGLFTGRDNSDQSSNVQQTSAVVNELSHLYGVSKEAIVLAWLMKHPANVMPVIGTTNLDRIRACNEATSVNLSREHWYKLYVTSRGEVLP from the coding sequence ATGAAAATAAATACCGCTTTGTCAACGTTAGGTATCACAAACCCTATTGTCTACGGCTGTATGGGGTTAGGTGGTGGATGGAACCAAAACCCAGTTTCAGCACAAGACGTTCAGCAAGCTCACGCTGTAGTTGATACGTTGCTAGACCAGGGAATCAATTTTATTGATCACGCTGATATATATACCTTCGGCAAAGCGGAAGTGGTTTTTGGAAAGGTGTTAAAAGAACGTCCAGAACTTGCCGACCAGTTGGTATTGCAATCTAAGTGCGGGATACGATTTGAGGATCACCTTGGGCCAGGCCGCTATGACTTTAGCAAAGAGTGGTTGGAAAGCAGTGTTGATGGAATTTTAGAGCGTTTAGGGATTCAACATCTACCTATCTTGTTATTGCACCGCCCGGATCCGCTTATGTCAGCAGAAGAAGTGGGAGATACCCTCAATAAACTCAAAGAGACGGGAAAAGTTGGTGGTTTTGGAGTTTCGAACATGTCTGCTGCGCAAATGGATCTGATTCAGCAACACCTCAATACTAAACTTATCGCCAATCAAATGGAGCTTAGTTTAAGTAAGCTTGACTGGATTGACGATGGAGTCATGCACAATGTAGGTAGCGACAAGTCGGTAAGTTTTCCGTCTGGCACTTTAGAATATTGCATCAAACATGAAGTTCAACTTCAGGCGTGGGGCAGTTTGAGTCAAGGACTGTTTACAGGTCGCGACAATTCCGACCAATCGTCTAATGTTCAGCAGACTTCAGCGGTTGTGAATGAATTAAGCCATCTGTATGGTGTATCAAAAGAAGCAATTGTACTCGCTTGGCTCATGAAACATCCGGCGAATGTAATGCCTGTCATCGGTACTACTAACTTAGACCGTATTAGAGCTTGTAATGAAGCCACGTCTGTAAACTTGAGTCGAGAACATTGGTACAAACTATACGTAACATCTCGAGGCGAAGTTTTACCGTAA
- a CDS encoding NAD(P)H nitroreductase, with protein sequence MKALDLLLSRSSFSRVSEPAPAGEKLENIIAAGLRAPDHAHLGPFEFIVCEGTGLDRLTEIFVAAAAADNLSEEKQVKATKMAYRAPMVIVAIMRYKPHDKVPREEQIATTACAVQNMQMAAQAQGFNGIWRTGSYAKSETVRDAFGLAEQDELVGFLYLGTPEADVPIKRQRSAESYIKYWR encoded by the coding sequence ATGAAGGCGCTGGATTTACTGTTATCTCGCTCATCATTCAGTCGTGTTTCTGAGCCGGCTCCGGCCGGGGAAAAACTAGAGAACATTATTGCGGCAGGGTTAAGAGCTCCAGATCATGCCCACTTAGGCCCCTTTGAATTTATCGTGTGCGAAGGAACAGGCTTAGACAGATTAACTGAAATTTTTGTTGCAGCGGCAGCTGCTGACAACCTTTCAGAAGAAAAACAAGTAAAAGCAACTAAGATGGCCTATCGCGCGCCGATGGTTATCGTCGCAATTATGCGCTACAAACCTCATGATAAAGTTCCTAGAGAAGAGCAAATCGCTACCACCGCATGTGCTGTACAAAATATGCAAATGGCTGCGCAAGCCCAAGGCTTTAACGGTATTTGGCGAACGGGTAGTTACGCTAAAAGTGAAACGGTTCGGGATGCGTTTGGTTTGGCCGAACAAGATGAGTTAGTTGGTTTTCTGTATTTGGGTACTCCTGAGGCTGACGTACCTATTAAACGCCAAAGATCGGCAGAAAGTTATATTAAATACTGGCGTTGA
- a CDS encoding HvfX family Cu-binding RiPP maturation protein: protein MNIINQYSNIIAKLNKLDGIPTLFIRLYLAPVFIQAGWAKLSNFESTVGWFGNAQWGLGLPFPELLVALAAGAEFIGGFLILIGLGTRLVAIPLAVTMLVAATTVHLKHGWLAIADPQSWFADGTLFLNERVLEAQEKKQMAISILQEYGNYEWLTSSGSITILNNGVEFAVTYLVMVIVLIFMGGGRYTSFDYYLARKLRMQA from the coding sequence ATGAACATTATAAACCAATACTCCAATATCATCGCTAAGTTAAATAAATTAGACGGTATTCCAACCTTATTTATACGGCTTTATTTAGCTCCCGTATTCATTCAAGCCGGATGGGCCAAATTGAGCAATTTTGAAAGTACCGTAGGTTGGTTTGGTAATGCACAGTGGGGTTTAGGTTTACCTTTTCCAGAATTATTGGTGGCACTGGCAGCAGGCGCTGAGTTCATTGGTGGTTTTTTAATTTTAATAGGACTTGGTACTAGACTCGTTGCGATCCCTTTGGCCGTGACTATGCTGGTGGCTGCAACTACAGTGCATCTCAAACATGGTTGGTTAGCTATAGCGGATCCACAGAGTTGGTTTGCCGACGGTACTTTGTTTTTAAATGAACGAGTATTAGAGGCACAAGAGAAAAAACAAATGGCTATTTCTATCTTACAAGAATATGGAAATTATGAGTGGTTAACGAGCAGTGGTTCAATTACGATATTAAATAACGGTGTAGAGTTTGCTGTTACCTATTTGGTCATGGTGATTGTATTAATTTTTATGGGAGGAGGTCGATACACCAGTTTTGACTATTACCTAGCTCGTAAATTACGTATGCAAGCTTGA
- a CDS encoding class I SAM-dependent methyltransferase, whose protein sequence is MPAIILRGDRVKAMNRRHPWIFSKAIKKVVDNPQLGETIDVLDPDGNWLARAAYSPHSQIRARVWTFNQQELIDQSFFEQKIDRAMAIRHRIISNGNLTGYRLFAAESDGLPGITVDLFDTTLVLQLVSAGAEYQRDNLIAALKQKFPSFNIYERSDADSRGKEGIKKARGIIHGTLPSPLVIEENGIKAYVDVEKGHKTGFYLDQRDNRAKLESYCKDKTVLNCFSYTGTFGLYALRGGATKVTNVDLSQDALDIAQKNVELNGLDLNRAEFVKHDVFKLLRKYKEDGVKFDVIVMDPPKFAESKAQLTGACRGYKDINRIAMELLNPGGFLLTFSCSGLMEANLFQKVVADAALDARRDVVFVEKLNQAQDHIIASYYPEGYYLKGLVCQVF, encoded by the coding sequence ATGCCAGCTATTATACTTCGTGGTGACCGCGTTAAAGCGATGAACCGCAGACACCCATGGATATTTTCCAAAGCGATCAAAAAAGTCGTTGATAACCCACAACTCGGTGAAACCATCGATGTATTGGACCCAGACGGGAACTGGCTTGCACGTGCTGCCTACTCACCACACTCACAGATCCGCGCTCGTGTATGGACCTTTAATCAACAAGAGTTGATTGACCAAAGCTTTTTTGAACAAAAAATCGACCGCGCTATGGCGATTCGTCATCGTATTATCAGCAATGGTAACTTAACTGGCTATCGTTTATTTGCGGCTGAGTCGGACGGCCTTCCAGGGATCACAGTGGATCTTTTTGATACCACTTTAGTCTTGCAATTAGTGAGTGCCGGAGCTGAATATCAACGAGACAACCTTATTGCTGCGTTAAAACAAAAATTTCCTTCGTTTAATATTTATGAGCGCTCAGACGCAGACTCTCGTGGCAAAGAAGGTATAAAAAAAGCACGTGGCATTATCCACGGTACACTGCCTTCACCATTAGTCATCGAAGAAAATGGCATCAAAGCCTATGTTGATGTTGAAAAAGGCCATAAAACCGGTTTTTACCTTGATCAAAGAGACAATCGCGCCAAGTTAGAAAGTTACTGTAAAGACAAAACGGTTCTGAACTGTTTTAGTTATACCGGTACGTTTGGACTGTATGCCCTTCGAGGAGGCGCAACAAAAGTAACAAACGTTGATTTATCGCAAGATGCGTTAGACATTGCTCAAAAAAATGTCGAATTAAACGGGTTAGACCTTAACCGAGCTGAGTTTGTAAAACACGATGTGTTTAAGCTTTTGCGCAAGTACAAAGAAGACGGCGTAAAATTTGACGTCATTGTTATGGACCCACCGAAGTTCGCCGAGTCAAAAGCACAGTTAACAGGCGCGTGTCGCGGTTATAAAGACATAAATCGCATTGCAATGGAACTATTGAACCCGGGGGGTTTCCTGTTAACTTTCTCTTGTAGTGGTTTGATGGAAGCAAATCTATTCCAAAAAGTAGTTGCAGATGCAGCACTAGACGCTAGACGTGACGTCGTATTTGTTGAAAAACTCAATCAAGCACAAGATCACATCATTGCAAGCTACTACCCAGAAGGTTATTACCTGAAAGGTCTAGTCTGCCAAGTGTTCTAA